A region of the Pseudarthrobacter oxydans genome:
CAACCTGCGGTTTTGGAGACCGCTGCGCTACCAATTGCGCCACTACCCTATGGAGTGAATTCCACTCTCCGATGACGAACCGCCAGCTGCACTGGGGCGCACGTCATCATCCGTGTTTCAACACCGGTGAACCAGTCTACGCAACAACTTCGCGTTCGTCGAACCGGCCCGTTTCCGGCCCCCAACTGCTGCCCTGGCTGACCTTGACCGGAACAGTCACAAATCAAAACGGGCAACCCGGAGGGTCCGCTGAACAGCATAGAGTAGAACTCGTCGAATCCCACATTCCAGCCGCCAGGCTGCAAGCGAAGAACGGACCTGCCATGTCTGCCGCCCGCGTTTCCCAGCGCATTTCCGCCATTGCCGAATCCGCAACCCTTGCCGTTGATGCCAAGGCGAAGGCGCTGAAGGCTGCAGGCCGGCCGGTCATTGGATTCGGTGCGGGTGAACCCGACTTTCCTACTCCGGACTACATCGTCCAGGCCGCCATCGAAGCGGCAAGCCAGCCGAAGTACCACCGCTACTCCCCCGCCGGCGGGCTGCCCGAACTGAAGAAGGCCATCGCCGAGAAGACCCTGCGCGACTCCGGCTACGCCGTGGACCCTTCCCAGGTTTTGGTGACCAACGGCGGCAAGCAGGCGGTCTACAACACTTTCGCCACCCTGGTGGATCCCGGCGACGAGGTCATTGTTCCCACTCCGTTCTGGACCACCTATCCGGAGGCCATCCGGCTCGCAGGCGGCGTGCCGGTGGAGGTCTTCGCCGGCCCGGAGCAGGACTACCTCGTCACCGTTGAACAGCTTGAGGCAGCTGTCACGGACAAAACGAAGATCCTGCTGTTCGTCTCGCCCTCCAACCCCACCGGCTCGGTGTACTCGCCGGAGCAGGTGGCCGAGATCGGCAAGTGGGCGGCGGCCAAGGGCCTCTGGGTGGTCACCGACGAGATCTACGAGCACCTGACGTACGACGGCGTTCCCTTCACCTCGATCGCGACCGCCGCCCCTGAACTGGGCGACAAGGTCGTCATCCTCAACGGCGTCGCGAAGACCTACGCCATGACCGGCTGGCGCGTGGGCTGGATGATCGGCCCGGCCGATGTCATCAAGGCAGCCACCAACCTCCAGTCGCACGCAACGTCCAATGTCTCCAACATCATGCAGATCGCTGCCCTGGCTGCCGTTTCCGGCCCGCTGACCGCCGTCGACGAGATGAAGGTGGCGTTCGACCGCCGCCGCAAGGCCATCGTTGCTGGCCTGAACGCCATCGACGGGGTGGAATGCCCGACGCCGAAAGGTGCCTTCTACGTCTACGCGGACGTCCGCGCGCTGCTGGGGAAGGAATTCCCGACGGCGTCCGGCACGGCCACGCCGCAGACGTCCGCTGAGCTGGCCGCGCTGATCCTGGACGAGGTCGAGGTGGCAGTGGTTCCGGGTGAGGCCTTCGGCCCCTCCGGCTACCTGCGCCTTTCGTACGCACTGGGCGACGAAGACCTCGCCACCGGCGTCCAGCGCCTGCAGGACTTCCTGGGCAAGGCCCAATAGGCACCCTCTCTCACTTAATGCGGGAAAAACCGGAACGCTCTATCACTCCCTTCAGGAGAGTGATAGAGCGTTCGGGTTTAAGGCGCATCAAGTGATAGAGCGTTCGGGTTTAAGGCGCATCAAGTGAGAGAGCGTCGGGGTTAGAGGAGGCGGCGTTCGGCGGCCCACTTGGTCAGCTCGTGCCGGCTGGACAGCTGGAGTTTGCGGAGCACTGCCGAGACGTGGGTTTCCACCGTCTTGATGCTGATGAAGAGCTCCTTGGCCACCTCCTTGTAGCTGTAGCCGCGGGCGATGAGGCGCATCACCTCGAGCTCCCGCGCGGAGAGCCTGTCCAGTTCGTCATCGGCGATGTCCGCCGGGGCCGTGCCGAAGGCGTCCAGGACAAAGCCGGCCAGCCGCGGCGAGAAGACGGCATCCCCTCCGGCCACCCGGTAGACGGCGTCGGTGATTTCGGCCCCGGAGATGGTCTTGGTGACGTAGCCCCGGGCTCCGGCCCGGATGACCGCGACAACGTCCTCCGCCGCGTCCGAGACGCTGAGCGCCAGGAACCTCGTAGTGGACAGCAGTGCCGCCGAGCCGGCGATCACTTCACGGCCGCCGCCGCCGAGGCCGCCCGGAAGGTGGACGTCGAGCAGCACCACGTCCGGCCGCTCCTTCGCGATCACGGCGATGGCCTGCTCCACGGTGGCGGCCTCGCCCACAACCTGGACGCTGGGATCGAGGTCGGCTTTCAGGCCGGAACGGAAGATCGCGTGATCGTCCACGAGCACCACCCGGACAGACTGTGTGGCGCGGTTGGTCCCGTTGCCGGCTCCCTGTGCTGGGTTCATGGTTTGCCTTCCGTGTTCTGCATCTGCTTCTCCGCCTGCGCGGCCGGGAATCCCAGCCGGACTTCCGTGCCTTCACTGGCGCTGATGATGTTGGCCGTGCCGCCGTGCCGGTTCATCCGGCCGATGATGGACTCCCGCACGCCGAGCCGGTCTTCGGGGACGTCCTGAAGTTCGAAGCCGGGACCCCGGTCCTTGATGAACACTTCGGCGCGCCCGCCGGTGACCTCAAGATAGACCGATACTGCACCGCCGCCGTGCCGCGAGGCGTTAAGCATGGCCTCGCGGCTGGCCTGGATCAGCGCCTCATGGCCTTCGGTGACCTCGGTGTCTCCCACGCTGACCACCTCCACCGCGTTCCCGAGCAGGTCCTCCACTTCCGCGGCCACTGCCTTGATGCGGTCCGAGAGCTGCCCGGCGTCCTTTCCTGGGTCCTCGAACAGCCAGCCCCGGAGTTCGCGCTCCTGCGCACGGGCGAGGCGGACAACGTCGTGCTCATTGGCGGCGCGCCGTTGGATGAGTGCCAGCGTCTGCAGGACCGA
Encoded here:
- a CDS encoding pyridoxal phosphate-dependent aminotransferase, yielding MSAARVSQRISAIAESATLAVDAKAKALKAAGRPVIGFGAGEPDFPTPDYIVQAAIEAASQPKYHRYSPAGGLPELKKAIAEKTLRDSGYAVDPSQVLVTNGGKQAVYNTFATLVDPGDEVIVPTPFWTTYPEAIRLAGGVPVEVFAGPEQDYLVTVEQLEAAVTDKTKILLFVSPSNPTGSVYSPEQVAEIGKWAAAKGLWVVTDEIYEHLTYDGVPFTSIATAAPELGDKVVILNGVAKTYAMTGWRVGWMIGPADVIKAATNLQSHATSNVSNIMQIAALAAVSGPLTAVDEMKVAFDRRRKAIVAGLNAIDGVECPTPKGAFYVYADVRALLGKEFPTASGTATPQTSAELAALILDEVEVAVVPGEAFGPSGYLRLSYALGDEDLATGVQRLQDFLGKAQ
- a CDS encoding response regulator transcription factor, which produces MNPAQGAGNGTNRATQSVRVVLVDDHAIFRSGLKADLDPSVQVVGEAATVEQAIAVIAKERPDVVLLDVHLPGGLGGGGREVIAGSAALLSTTRFLALSVSDAAEDVVAVIRAGARGYVTKTISGAEITDAVYRVAGGDAVFSPRLAGFVLDAFGTAPADIADDELDRLSARELEVMRLIARGYSYKEVAKELFISIKTVETHVSAVLRKLQLSSRHELTKWAAERRLL